In one window of Burkholderia cenocepacia DNA:
- the cpaB gene encoding Flp pilus assembly protein CpaB — protein MANNLTKIIAGLLIAIAILLGVYAWMLGRKPADLARVAATVATQSVPVVVTTRPLQAGQPIPAEALKVQQSTAAPQGAFADPLQLVGRIPAADIPAQAAVVASALSSGLAEQLAPGERAVAIKVDETNAVGNRVRPGNYVDVFLNLKRDGTGVAIGGTSTAEIVNTQARLLMSKVRVLSFGDATTERDSSNGSVVGTRTAVLAVPTAQVDALTLAEQSGRLVLALRSPRDDDVATQTVAVRVGDDKSPSTLAAAGVVLSELSKSATTAAPAPRAAPRVVARHPSGGSIEVIRGGRTETVAY, from the coding sequence ATGGCCAACAACCTGACGAAGATCATTGCGGGCTTGCTGATCGCGATCGCGATCCTGCTCGGCGTCTATGCGTGGATGCTCGGTCGCAAGCCGGCCGATCTCGCGCGGGTTGCCGCGACGGTCGCGACGCAGAGCGTGCCGGTCGTCGTGACGACGCGGCCGTTGCAAGCCGGCCAGCCGATTCCGGCCGAGGCGCTGAAGGTGCAGCAGTCGACCGCCGCGCCGCAGGGGGCGTTCGCCGATCCGCTGCAACTGGTTGGCCGCATTCCGGCAGCCGATATCCCCGCGCAGGCGGCCGTCGTCGCGAGCGCCTTGTCGTCCGGCCTCGCCGAGCAGCTCGCACCGGGAGAGCGTGCCGTCGCGATCAAGGTCGACGAGACCAACGCGGTCGGCAACCGCGTGCGGCCCGGCAACTATGTCGACGTGTTCCTGAACCTGAAGCGCGACGGGACCGGCGTGGCGATTGGCGGGACGTCGACGGCGGAGATCGTGAATACCCAGGCGCGGCTGCTGATGTCGAAGGTCCGCGTGCTGTCGTTCGGCGATGCGACGACCGAGCGCGACAGCTCGAACGGTTCGGTGGTCGGGACGCGGACTGCGGTGCTGGCGGTGCCGACCGCGCAGGTGGACGCGCTGACGCTCGCCGAGCAGAGCGGCCGGCTCGTGCTCGCGCTGCGTAGCCCGCGTGACGACGATGTCGCGACGCAAACCGTCGCGGTCCGTGTCGGCGACGACAAGAGCCCGTCGACGCTTGCCGCGGCGGGCGTGGTGCTGAGCGAGTTGTCGAAGAGCGCGACGACGGCGGCACCGGCCCCGCGTGCGGCGCCGCGGGTGGTCGCGCGGCATCCGAGCGGCGGCAGCATCGAAGTGATTCGGGGTGGGCGGACCGAAACGGTCGCTTATTGA
- a CDS encoding type II and III secretion system protein family protein translates to MKKKLIGLAIALSALAMPPLSDAADTSGTISLAIGAQRQIATGRALQRVAVGDPSVADVLVVKGGRGGVLLVAKSAGATNVMIWERGRDEPTVYNVNVTSGAARALLDGTSPSVNTYGGTTVIGGAAGTLDGHQRAVHAAKTVGGKDGTTLDASTISGKNVVQVDVRVVEFSRSVLKQAGLNFFKQSNGFAFGAFAPTGLTSITGTPGGSLTYNTSVPISSAFNLVVNSVSRGLFADLSILEANNLARVLAQPTLVALSGQSANFLAGGEIPVPVPQSLGTISIEWKPYGVGLTVTPTVLSPRRIALKVAPESSQLDFVHSITINSVQVPALTTRRADTTVELGDGESFVIGGLIDRETTSNVNKVPFLGDLPIIGAFFKNLSYQQNDKELVIIVTPHLVAPIAQGAPLPATPGELSEQRDGPVWRSYLGGMASPDAGPGFSK, encoded by the coding sequence ATGAAAAAGAAACTGATTGGTTTGGCTATTGCATTGAGCGCGCTGGCGATGCCGCCGCTGTCGGACGCGGCCGACACGAGCGGCACGATCAGCCTTGCGATCGGCGCGCAGCGGCAGATTGCGACGGGGCGCGCGCTGCAGCGGGTCGCTGTCGGCGACCCGTCGGTGGCCGACGTGCTCGTCGTGAAGGGCGGGCGTGGCGGCGTGCTGCTGGTGGCGAAGAGTGCCGGCGCGACGAACGTGATGATCTGGGAGCGCGGCCGCGACGAGCCGACCGTCTATAACGTGAACGTCACGAGCGGTGCGGCGCGGGCACTGCTCGACGGCACGTCGCCGAGCGTGAATACGTATGGCGGCACGACGGTGATCGGCGGTGCGGCCGGAACGCTCGACGGGCATCAGCGGGCGGTCCATGCGGCGAAGACGGTCGGCGGCAAGGACGGGACGACGCTCGATGCGTCGACGATTTCCGGCAAGAACGTCGTGCAGGTCGATGTGCGGGTCGTCGAATTCAGCCGCTCGGTGCTGAAGCAGGCGGGCCTGAACTTCTTCAAGCAGAGCAACGGCTTTGCGTTCGGCGCCTTCGCGCCGACGGGGCTCACCTCGATTACCGGTACGCCGGGCGGCTCGCTCACCTACAACACGAGCGTACCGATTTCGTCGGCGTTCAACCTCGTCGTCAATTCGGTGTCGCGCGGATTGTTCGCTGACCTGTCGATTCTCGAGGCGAACAACCTGGCGCGCGTGCTCGCACAGCCGACGCTCGTCGCGTTGTCCGGCCAGAGCGCGAACTTCCTCGCCGGCGGCGAAATCCCGGTGCCGGTGCCGCAATCGCTCGGCACGATCTCGATCGAATGGAAACCCTACGGCGTCGGGCTCACGGTCACGCCGACCGTGCTGAGTCCGCGGCGGATCGCGCTGAAGGTTGCGCCCGAGTCGAGCCAGCTCGACTTCGTGCATTCGATCACGATCAACAGCGTGCAGGTGCCCGCGCTGACGACGCGGCGCGCGGACACGACAGTCGAGCTCGGCGACGGCGAAAGCTTCGTGATCGGCGGCCTGATCGACCGCGAAACCACGTCCAACGTCAACAAGGTGCCGTTCCTGGGCGATCTGCCCATCATCGGCGCGTTTTTCAAGAATCTGAGCTACCAGCAGAACGACAAGGAGCTCGTGATCATCGTGACGCCGCATCTCGTTGCACCGATCGCGCAGGGCGCGCCGCTGCCGGCGACGCCGGGCGAGCTGTCCGAGCAGCGCGACGGTCCGGTGTGGCGTTCGTACCTGGGCGGCATGGCATCGCCGGACGCAGGGCCGGGGTTCTCGAAATGA
- a CDS encoding fimbrial protein, which produces MNARTYSLAEPAVTDHFVCASSLAEHVHWLSQSLVTAGAVEGVPLDGAALSQRIGVLNPALVFIDFSGDCAAASTVVAAVRAAHPGVPVVALGSLAQPEGALAALRAGVRDFVDFSAPADEALRITRVLLDNVGEPANRHGKVTALLGARAGMGVSTLAANLSVLMQRRPADPARTAALLDLGLPAGDGALFLNTRCEFHFVEAVRNLRRIDRTFVTTALARHSSGVALTTLPPNLAELRDVATASCAALLNRLRAFFDHQIVDLGGFPNREFIAQVVNLADEAWLVCDQGVASVVSAVEMLDGLREAGAATDRIRLVVNQFDAELGLMPAQIAERLDLSLLATLPSRRVSIGHAANQGKLIAEVAERDPYVRALGPLVERLAGASAPGAAQRAAGGLSALKRIIQSSTKRS; this is translated from the coding sequence ATGAATGCGAGAACCTACTCTTTGGCTGAGCCCGCCGTTACCGACCACTTCGTCTGCGCTTCCTCGCTTGCGGAGCATGTGCACTGGCTGTCGCAATCGCTGGTGACTGCCGGCGCGGTCGAAGGGGTGCCGCTCGATGGCGCCGCGCTGTCGCAGCGTATCGGCGTGTTGAATCCGGCGCTGGTGTTCATCGATTTTTCCGGTGACTGCGCGGCGGCAAGCACGGTGGTCGCCGCGGTACGCGCGGCGCATCCGGGCGTGCCGGTCGTCGCACTGGGCTCGCTTGCACAACCGGAAGGGGCACTCGCCGCGCTGCGCGCGGGCGTGCGCGATTTCGTCGATTTCTCCGCACCGGCCGACGAAGCGCTGCGGATCACGCGCGTGTTGCTCGACAACGTGGGCGAGCCGGCCAATCGTCACGGAAAGGTCACCGCATTGCTCGGCGCGCGCGCCGGAATGGGCGTGAGCACACTCGCCGCGAACCTGTCGGTGCTGATGCAGCGGCGGCCGGCCGACCCCGCGCGCACGGCGGCACTGCTCGATCTCGGGCTGCCGGCCGGCGACGGCGCGTTGTTCCTGAACACGCGCTGCGAATTCCATTTCGTCGAGGCCGTGCGCAACCTGCGCCGGATCGACCGCACGTTCGTGACCACCGCACTCGCGCGCCATTCGAGCGGCGTCGCGCTGACGACGCTGCCACCGAATCTCGCCGAGCTGCGCGACGTGGCGACAGCGTCTTGCGCGGCGTTGCTGAACCGGCTGCGGGCGTTCTTCGATCACCAGATCGTCGATCTCGGCGGCTTCCCGAATCGCGAATTCATTGCGCAGGTCGTGAACCTCGCGGACGAAGCATGGCTCGTTTGCGATCAGGGCGTGGCATCGGTCGTATCGGCGGTCGAGATGCTGGACGGGTTGCGCGAGGCAGGCGCCGCGACCGACCGGATCCGGCTCGTCGTCAACCAGTTCGATGCCGAGCTCGGGCTGATGCCCGCGCAGATCGCCGAACGGCTCGATCTGTCGCTGCTGGCGACGCTGCCGTCGCGGCGCGTGTCGATCGGCCATGCGGCGAACCAGGGCAAGCTGATCGCCGAGGTCGCGGAACGCGATCCGTACGTTCGTGCGCTCGGGCCGCTGGTCGAGCGGCTCGCGGGCGCATCGGCGCCGGGAGCGGCACAGCGTGCGGCCGGCGGCCTCTCTGCGCTCAAGCGAATCATTCAATCCTCTACGAAGCGGTCGTAA
- a CDS encoding CpaF family protein: MAHDIQFADGAAPFSQTQQFHDIKNAAHEHLLTRIEELGAEFGRWSRQAINQFVDLEIDSFVRLRRIPLNESEVRAVAEALTKELAGFGPIEDLLADPHVEDILINGYNDIYVSRHGILSKLPIRFTDNAHLLRIVRRILAPVGRRLDESNPMVDARLPDGGRVNVVIEPLSIDGPVVSIRKFRKDPLKPEDLLGNGTYNEEIGRLLEAAVDARCNVLVSGGTSSGKTSLLNALAFHIPMAERVVTIEDTAELSLNHPHVVRLESRPGGFDGSGVVTIRDLLRNTLRMRPDRIIVGEVRGGEVLEMLQAMNTGHDGSMGTVHASSPRECLYRLEMLAGFAGFQGTEASLRRQIANAIDFIVQIGRLSNGRRRILSITEVTGMSDNIVSTQELYRYEARVTPEGEEIDHWESLGIHPHSPKLARFRSTLVSAGGGGGGFGGSFGRGGGFNV, translated from the coding sequence ATGGCACACGACATTCAATTTGCCGACGGCGCAGCGCCGTTCTCGCAAACGCAACAGTTCCACGACATCAAGAATGCCGCGCACGAGCATCTGCTCACGCGGATCGAGGAACTGGGCGCCGAATTCGGCCGTTGGTCGCGACAGGCGATCAACCAGTTCGTCGACCTCGAAATCGACAGCTTCGTGCGGTTGCGGCGCATCCCGCTCAACGAGAGCGAGGTGCGTGCGGTGGCCGAGGCGCTGACGAAGGAGCTCGCCGGCTTCGGGCCGATCGAAGACCTGTTGGCGGACCCGCACGTCGAGGACATCCTGATCAACGGCTACAACGACATCTACGTGTCGCGCCACGGGATCCTGTCGAAGCTGCCGATCCGCTTCACCGACAATGCGCATCTGCTGCGGATCGTGCGACGGATTCTCGCGCCGGTCGGCCGGCGGCTCGACGAATCGAATCCGATGGTCGATGCGCGGCTGCCCGACGGCGGGCGGGTCAACGTCGTGATCGAACCGTTGTCGATCGACGGCCCGGTCGTGTCGATCCGGAAGTTCCGCAAGGACCCGCTGAAGCCCGAGGATCTGCTGGGCAACGGTACCTACAACGAGGAAATCGGCCGGTTGCTCGAGGCCGCGGTCGACGCGCGCTGCAACGTGCTCGTGTCGGGCGGCACCAGTTCGGGCAAGACGTCGCTGCTGAATGCGCTGGCGTTCCACATCCCGATGGCGGAACGCGTCGTGACGATCGAGGATACGGCCGAACTGTCGCTGAATCACCCGCACGTCGTGCGGCTCGAAAGTCGTCCCGGCGGGTTCGACGGCAGCGGCGTCGTGACGATTCGCGACCTGCTGCGAAACACGCTGCGGATGCGGCCGGACCGGATCATCGTCGGCGAAGTGCGCGGCGGCGAGGTGCTCGAAATGCTGCAGGCGATGAATACCGGCCACGATGGATCGATGGGCACCGTGCACGCCAGCTCGCCGCGCGAATGTTTGTACCGGCTCGAGATGCTGGCGGGTTTCGCCGGTTTTCAGGGGACCGAAGCAAGCCTGCGACGGCAGATCGCCAACGCGATCGACTTCATCGTGCAGATCGGCCGGCTGTCCAACGGCCGCCGCCGCATCCTGTCGATCACCGAAGTCACCGGCATGTCGGACAACATCGTATCGACGCAGGAGCTGTATCGCTACGAAGCGCGCGTCACGCCGGAGGGCGAAGAGATCGATCATTGGGAATCGCTCGGCATTCATCCGCATTCGCCGAAGCTGGCGCGTTTCCGCAGCACGCTGGTGTCGGCGGGCGGCGGTGGTGGCGGGTTCGGTGGCAGCTTCGGGCGAGGCGGGGGCTTCAATGTCTAG
- a CDS encoding type II secretion system F family protein: MSSATLLALMFALICAAAGLLLWRGSQVREGRAHAQRFFDSRVGQGARPAASAGDTRTARAPAAGTANPQEPEQGFARWRASAFNAWTVLSDRAGLDEVRAGLVLSLAIVVLLALWAGMAGGVLAAAAALVAGSVLVVLWITSRISRRRLKIVRQLPSFLDGIVRLVTLGNSVPAAFQSALQTAEMPLRRCLDDVSRMLRSGVDIDRAMLHIAHTYRIREFELVGAVLRLSVRYGGRADVMLDRMSTFMRDLEQAERELSAMSAETRLSAWVLALLPIAVGSFVIATSPRYFTAMWNDDAGRQLVYLAFALQAIGGFWLFRLARLR; the protein is encoded by the coding sequence ATGTCTAGCGCCACCTTGCTCGCGCTGATGTTCGCGTTGATTTGCGCGGCGGCCGGGCTGCTGCTGTGGCGCGGAAGCCAGGTGCGGGAAGGGCGTGCGCATGCGCAGCGGTTCTTCGACAGCCGCGTCGGACAGGGCGCGCGCCCCGCCGCATCGGCTGGCGATACACGCACCGCGCGCGCCCCGGCGGCCGGTACGGCGAACCCGCAGGAGCCCGAACAAGGGTTCGCGCGCTGGCGTGCGTCGGCGTTCAACGCATGGACCGTGCTGTCCGACCGTGCGGGCCTCGATGAAGTCCGCGCCGGCCTCGTGCTGTCGCTGGCGATCGTTGTGCTGCTCGCACTGTGGGCCGGCATGGCCGGCGGCGTGCTCGCCGCGGCGGCCGCGCTCGTCGCGGGCAGTGTGTTGGTCGTGCTGTGGATCACGTCACGCATCAGCCGGCGCCGCCTGAAGATCGTCCGTCAGTTGCCGTCGTTTCTCGACGGGATCGTACGGCTCGTGACGCTCGGGAACAGCGTGCCGGCGGCGTTCCAGTCGGCGCTTCAGACGGCCGAAATGCCGCTGCGCCGCTGCCTCGACGACGTGTCGCGAATGCTGCGCTCCGGCGTCGACATCGATCGTGCGATGCTGCACATCGCGCATACGTACCGTATTCGCGAATTCGAACTGGTCGGCGCGGTACTGCGTCTGTCGGTGCGCTATGGCGGACGGGCGGACGTGATGCTCGACCGGATGTCGACCTTCATGCGCGATCTCGAGCAGGCGGAGCGCGAACTGTCCGCGATGTCGGCCGAAACCCGGCTGTCCGCATGGGTGCTGGCATTGTTGCCGATCGCGGTCGGCAGCTTCGTCATTGCCACGAGCCCGCGCTATTTCACGGCGATGTGGAACGACGATGCCGGACGTCAGCTGGTTTACCTGGCGTTCGCGCTGCAGGCGATCGGCGGTTTCTGGCTGTTCCGGCTCGCGCGGCTGAGGTGA
- a CDS encoding type II secretion system F family protein has protein sequence MDANRLGALALVLGSVGVLLLAALAIVRIVLVQRAERALLHALDRRAAAAEAAAARAGSGDAAREAAAPVAPRVRFARLRERFEDVGMRWLDTSFSRYLIADEDRRLLEQCGFVDVRARALFVGARIVCAILLPALAVLVLIGRGQQARWPLWLSIALVTGYMLPKIYVRRRATARRQSLAAELPLLVDMLRLLQGVGLSLDQSIQVVTHDFQTMLPVLSWELGVAQRQFAAGRTREQSLQRLTNSFDNEDLRAIVRLLIQVDKHGGAVQEPLKQFGDRLREGRRATLREQIGRLTVKMTGVMIVTLLPALLIVTAGPGIMTVLSALAAFQR, from the coding sequence ATGGATGCAAACCGTTTAGGCGCGCTTGCGCTGGTGCTCGGATCGGTCGGCGTGCTGCTGCTTGCCGCGCTCGCGATCGTTCGCATCGTGCTCGTGCAGCGTGCCGAGCGCGCGCTGTTGCATGCGCTCGACCGCCGGGCCGCCGCGGCCGAAGCGGCCGCCGCGCGTGCCGGTTCCGGCGACGCGGCGCGCGAGGCAGCGGCACCTGTCGCGCCGCGGGTTCGCTTCGCGAGGCTGCGCGAACGTTTCGAAGACGTCGGGATGCGGTGGCTCGATACCAGTTTCAGCCGATATCTGATCGCCGACGAAGACCGTCGATTGCTCGAGCAGTGCGGTTTCGTCGACGTGCGCGCCAGAGCGCTGTTCGTCGGCGCGCGCATCGTCTGCGCGATCCTGCTGCCGGCGCTGGCCGTGCTGGTACTGATCGGCCGCGGACAGCAAGCGCGCTGGCCGTTGTGGCTGTCCATTGCGCTCGTGACCGGCTACATGCTGCCGAAAATCTACGTGCGGCGGCGCGCGACCGCGCGTCGGCAGAGCCTTGCGGCCGAACTGCCGCTGCTCGTCGACATGTTGCGGCTGCTGCAGGGCGTCGGCCTGTCGCTCGACCAGAGCATCCAGGTGGTCACACACGATTTTCAGACGATGTTGCCGGTGCTGTCGTGGGAGCTCGGCGTCGCGCAGCGGCAGTTCGCGGCCGGACGTACGCGCGAGCAATCGCTGCAACGCCTCACGAACAGTTTCGACAACGAGGATCTGCGCGCGATCGTGCGCTTGCTGATTCAGGTCGACAAGCATGGCGGCGCGGTGCAGGAGCCGCTGAAGCAATTCGGCGACCGTCTGCGTGAAGGGCGTCGCGCGACGCTGCGCGAGCAGATCGGCCGCCTGACGGTGAAGATGACCGGCGTGATGATCGTCACGCTGTTGCCGGCATTGTTGATCGTGACCGCGGGGCCGGGGATCATGACCGTGCTGTCCGCGCTCGCTGCGTTTCAGCGCTGA
- a CDS encoding Flp pilus assembly protein TadD, with amino-acid sequence MNRLGWVRTIAGATACALLASGCAMFKESGYGIGAQAERGALMQAAADKNAAPDTPGMYLGLIERMQGQGLYFASLAHIDQYEKQYGASPDTILLRADALRATGQYDAGVAAYTKLLTTPLAARGYRGLGLTAGARGDFALAAQQLEQATALAPTDAATLSDLAYSKMRDGDLAGARVPLLKAAELEQKNPKILSNFVLYLLATGHAKDARRLMDQQKLSPAVRNQIRDDETKVAAAMRAKQRAVAYTPASVPVPSVASSDNFDLAVPLLQRFAR; translated from the coding sequence ATGAATCGATTGGGTTGGGTTCGCACGATCGCAGGCGCGACGGCGTGCGCGTTGCTCGCCAGCGGGTGCGCGATGTTCAAGGAGTCCGGATACGGTATCGGTGCGCAGGCCGAACGCGGCGCGCTGATGCAGGCCGCGGCCGACAAGAATGCGGCGCCCGATACGCCGGGCATGTATCTGGGCCTGATCGAGCGGATGCAGGGGCAAGGGCTGTATTTCGCGTCGCTCGCGCACATCGATCAGTACGAGAAGCAATATGGCGCATCGCCGGACACGATCCTGCTGCGCGCCGACGCGTTGCGGGCGACCGGCCAGTACGACGCCGGCGTGGCCGCCTATACCAAGTTGCTGACGACGCCGCTCGCGGCACGCGGCTATCGCGGGCTCGGCCTGACCGCCGGCGCTCGCGGCGATTTTGCGCTGGCCGCGCAGCAGCTCGAGCAGGCGACGGCGCTTGCGCCGACCGATGCGGCGACGTTGTCCGACCTTGCGTATTCGAAGATGCGCGACGGCGATCTGGCCGGGGCACGCGTGCCGCTGCTGAAGGCGGCCGAACTCGAGCAGAAGAACCCGAAGATCCTCAGCAACTTCGTGCTCTACCTGCTCGCGACCGGTCACGCGAAGGACGCGCGGCGGCTGATGGATCAGCAGAAGTTGTCGCCCGCCGTGCGCAACCAGATTCGCGACGACGAGACGAAGGTCGCGGCCGCGATGCGCGCGAAGCAGCGCGCCGTCGCCTATACGCCGGCCAGCGTGCCCGTGCCGTCGGTGGCGAGCAGCGACAATTTCGATCTTGCCGTGCCGCTGCTGCAGCGTTTCGCGCGATAA
- a CDS encoding DUF3613 domain-containing protein gives MFHLSSIRVQAVGIAFACSLGAGVAHAQDDTPASEIGHATSALLDVQRSNRAAAAPQPIDGAAGTYAYQRYIDSFKTPIPQWFGTMSASGGGSSSGSGGGLSGGDLAR, from the coding sequence ATGTTTCACCTTTCCTCAATCCGCGTGCAGGCCGTGGGCATCGCCTTCGCCTGCTCGCTCGGGGCGGGCGTCGCGCATGCGCAAGACGACACGCCGGCGTCCGAAATCGGTCATGCGACCAGCGCGCTGCTCGACGTGCAGCGCTCGAATCGCGCGGCCGCCGCGCCGCAACCGATCGACGGTGCGGCCGGCACGTATGCCTATCAGCGCTATATCGACTCGTTCAAGACGCCGATTCCGCAGTGGTTCGGCACGATGTCGGCGTCGGGCGGCGGCAGCAGCAGTGGTAGCGGCGGCGGCCTTTCCGGTGGCGACCTCGCGCGCTGA
- a CDS encoding TadG family pilus assembly protein yields MTTRHSGGTIRRASRQRGAFSVMAIIATLIAITTLGAIGVGNLFFQRRDVQRIADMAALAAVQRMDDACSQPTSTATSNAQSNGLDASNGDTINIECGRWDTSVNPAPSYYAAATSGTTQLNAAKVVVTRQVPFFFVGPPQTVSAVSTARSTNIDTFSVGATLAALGGVGCSGGSAPTSGNPGLVNGLIGALLGANLNLNIASYQALACTNVTVGDLVVAAGVGTVDQLLALKLTLPQLLQLMVKAATQTSVVNASLQASLATLQAILNANVPGTSIGLGGAGGLLNVALADTQAALNAQVDLLDLLMVGAEIAATGKPAVVVNVPSLNLGGLTGTQLQVQIISPPSIGVGEGGIDPATGTWRTKASTAAVGVYLNVYLGTAQLPLVGPLLGALNVGVDVNLPIYLQAGTGTAWLNSTQCAATQAASTVVITAQPGVANLCIGQPPLDSSGKISLSSAYSCTSPAQVINATVLGLAGLKLATLKVSMSNVSVQVQGAAQQHTFNGVPGIDANYWTVNSNALGSALSSALTQLAGAQITATLTLLGADLLSIPSTLASTLLGFLTSLLNPLLSSLDAVLVPLLNLLGVQVGAATVHQISLSCGVAQTVY; encoded by the coding sequence GTGACTACCCGGCACAGTGGCGGCACGATCCGCCGCGCGTCACGGCAGCGCGGCGCGTTCTCGGTGATGGCGATCATCGCGACGCTGATCGCCATCACGACGCTTGGCGCCATTGGCGTCGGTAATCTCTTTTTCCAGCGTCGGGACGTGCAGCGGATTGCCGACATGGCCGCGCTCGCCGCCGTGCAGCGGATGGACGACGCCTGTTCGCAGCCCACTTCCACCGCGACCAGCAACGCACAGTCGAACGGGCTCGATGCGTCGAACGGCGACACGATCAACATCGAATGTGGCCGCTGGGATACGTCGGTCAACCCGGCACCCAGCTACTACGCTGCCGCGACATCCGGAACCACGCAATTGAACGCGGCCAAGGTGGTCGTCACGCGGCAAGTGCCGTTCTTCTTCGTCGGACCGCCGCAGACGGTGTCCGCGGTGTCGACCGCGCGGTCGACCAACATCGATACGTTCTCGGTCGGCGCGACCCTGGCCGCGCTCGGCGGAGTGGGTTGCTCAGGCGGATCGGCGCCGACCTCCGGCAATCCGGGGCTCGTCAACGGGCTGATCGGCGCGCTGCTCGGCGCCAACCTGAACCTGAACATCGCATCGTATCAAGCGCTTGCGTGCACGAACGTGACGGTCGGCGACCTCGTCGTGGCGGCGGGCGTCGGCACGGTCGATCAACTGCTCGCGCTGAAGCTCACGTTGCCGCAACTGCTCCAGTTGATGGTGAAGGCGGCCACGCAGACGTCCGTCGTCAACGCAAGCCTGCAGGCGAGCCTCGCCACGCTGCAGGCGATCCTGAACGCCAACGTTCCGGGGACGTCGATCGGCCTCGGCGGCGCGGGCGGCTTGCTGAACGTCGCGCTCGCGGATACGCAGGCGGCACTCAACGCACAGGTGGATCTGCTCGACCTGTTGATGGTCGGCGCGGAGATCGCGGCAACGGGCAAGCCGGCGGTCGTGGTCAACGTGCCGTCGCTGAATCTCGGCGGGCTGACGGGAACGCAGTTGCAGGTGCAGATCATCAGCCCGCCGTCGATCGGCGTCGGCGAGGGCGGGATCGATCCGGCGACGGGAACGTGGCGGACGAAGGCGTCGACGGCGGCGGTGGGCGTGTATCTGAATGTCTATCTTGGGACGGCGCAGTTGCCGCTGGTCGGGCCGTTGCTGGGCGCGCTGAACGTGGGCGTCGATGTCAATCTGCCGATTTATCTGCAGGCCGGCACCGGTACCGCGTGGCTGAACTCGACGCAATGCGCGGCCACACAGGCAGCGAGCACGGTCGTCATTACCGCACAGCCGGGGGTTGCCAATCTGTGCATCGGGCAGCCGCCGCTCGATTCGTCGGGCAAGATCAGTCTGTCGTCGGCATACAGCTGCACGTCGCCTGCGCAGGTGATCAATGCGACTGTCCTCGGCCTTGCCGGGCTGAAGCTTGCCACCCTGAAAGTCTCGATGTCCAACGTATCGGTCCAGGTGCAGGGCGCGGCACAACAGCACACATTCAATGGTGTGCCGGGGATCGACGCCAACTACTGGACGGTCAATTCGAATGCGCTCGGCTCGGCGCTCAGTTCAGCGCTCACGCAACTCGCGGGCGCGCAGATCACCGCCACCCTTACTTTGCTCGGCGCAGATCTGCTGTCGATTCCGTCGACCCTCGCGTCGACATTGCTCGGTTTTCTGACCAGTCTGCTCAACCCACTCCTGTCCAGCCTTGACGCAGTCCTCGTTCCGCTGCTGAATCTGCTTGGCGTCCAGGTCGGCGCGGCGACGGTCCATCAGATCTCGCTCAGTTGCGGGGTCGCCCAAACGGTTTACTGA